In a genomic window of Curtobacterium sp. MCBD17_035:
- a CDS encoding DUF2142 domain-containing protein, with protein MAIDAPPITRRERIAVVALTVAFGLVLALWAVLTPLFHTPDEAAHVDAVVHVARGDGWAAPGHLRYEGATVQAQALVGHVPTDQGPTWGALERRYTHETGVNQMTQHPPTYYVLAAGVLHLVHYEHLRYDLVVLTLRLFDALLVLALPLLAWATTRRLTGSPAAALVGGAAVLAVPQVAQIGASASNDPLVMLAGALVTWLGVRVVTGDVRRRTLLALSVALGLTVASKATGLPAIPFVAVAAFWSGVGVLRPVVRAVRALVALAVAGVLGGWWWLHNIVVYHALQPNGLIALRPDEPWTGGATPNFGQFFNSEWTGLGPTFWGDFGRAQFPMTPVLTDLLTIVGIGGIVVWGFRRGPALRSAIALAVFPAFLVATQLLNNWQSYDRTQFIGGVQGRYFFPGIVALVALSALAWRRAVLTPAGRARFGRVALVTAVLVAAYGVTVGYRGFWEKNQFLVTQDGLHRLASVSPVGGAGVTVLTVLLGVALVVAAVTTWWAIPAAAAARTRAARSEEVPV; from the coding sequence ATGGCGATTGACGCCCCTCCGATCACCCGTCGCGAGCGCATCGCCGTCGTCGCGCTGACGGTCGCGTTCGGGCTGGTACTCGCGCTGTGGGCGGTCCTGACCCCGCTGTTCCACACGCCGGACGAGGCCGCGCACGTGGACGCCGTGGTGCACGTGGCGCGCGGCGACGGCTGGGCGGCACCCGGGCATCTCCGCTACGAGGGCGCGACGGTCCAGGCGCAGGCGCTCGTGGGACACGTCCCGACCGACCAGGGCCCGACGTGGGGCGCGCTGGAACGCCGGTACACGCACGAGACCGGCGTGAACCAGATGACGCAGCACCCGCCGACGTACTACGTGCTCGCGGCCGGTGTCCTGCACCTCGTGCACTACGAGCACCTCCGGTACGACCTCGTCGTGCTCACCCTGCGGCTGTTCGACGCCCTCCTCGTGCTCGCACTCCCCCTGCTGGCGTGGGCGACGACCCGACGGCTGACGGGCTCACCCGCCGCGGCGCTCGTCGGCGGGGCAGCCGTCCTCGCGGTGCCACAGGTCGCACAGATCGGTGCCTCCGCGAGCAACGACCCGCTCGTCATGCTCGCCGGTGCGCTCGTCACGTGGCTCGGGGTCCGGGTCGTGACGGGCGACGTCCGACGCCGCACGCTCCTGGCGCTGTCGGTCGCGCTCGGACTCACGGTCGCGTCGAAGGCGACGGGTCTGCCCGCGATCCCGTTCGTCGCCGTCGCCGCGTTCTGGTCCGGGGTCGGTGTCCTCCGTCCCGTGGTGCGCGCGGTCCGGGCGCTCGTCGCGCTCGCCGTCGCCGGGGTGCTCGGCGGCTGGTGGTGGCTCCACAACATCGTCGTGTACCACGCGCTCCAGCCGAACGGACTCATCGCCCTCCGTCCGGACGAGCCCTGGACCGGCGGGGCGACGCCGAACTTCGGCCAGTTCTTCAACAGCGAGTGGACGGGCCTCGGACCGACGTTCTGGGGTGACTTCGGACGCGCTCAGTTCCCGATGACCCCGGTGCTGACGGACCTGCTCACGATCGTCGGGATCGGCGGGATCGTCGTGTGGGGGTTCCGGCGCGGCCCCGCGCTCCGCTCGGCGATCGCGCTCGCGGTGTTCCCCGCGTTCCTCGTCGCGACCCAGCTGCTCAACAACTGGCAGAGCTACGACCGCACGCAGTTCATCGGCGGCGTGCAGGGCCGGTACTTCTTCCCGGGCATCGTGGCCCTGGTGGCGTTGAGCGCGCTCGCGTGGCGACGCGCCGTCCTGACGCCCGCAGGTCGCGCCCGGTTCGGCCGGGTGGCCCTGGTGACGGCCGTGCTCGTGGCCGCGTACGGCGTCACCGTCGGGTACCGCGGCTTCTGGGAGAAGAACCAGTTCCTCGTCACGCAGGACGGCCTCCACCGGCTCGCGAGCGTGAGTCCCGTCGGCGGCGCCGGCGTGACGGTGCTCACCGTGCTCCTCGGCGTCGCCCTCGTCGTGGCGGCCGTCACCACGTGGTGGGCGATCCCCGCAGCCGCGGCGGCGCGGACGCGCGCGGCGCGGAGCGAGGAGGTCCCGGTATGA
- a CDS encoding glycosyltransferase family 2 protein, producing the protein MKLFVQIPALNEEATIASVIDSIPREIPGIDEVELLVIDDGCSDRTVEVAREHGVKHFVHHTTNMGLARSFRDGVDYALLHGADIVVNTDGDNQYPQAMITELVQPILRREADIVIGDRQTRTIEHFSAFKKSMQQFGSWVASRAAGLDLPDAASGFRAYSKYSLIRLNIVTRFSYCMETIVQAGYKRLAIASVPITTNPKTRESRLFSNIWQHMFQSGSAIARVYLMYRPMALFAWISVLLAVCGLIPFVRYLVLLAVDGGGNHLQSLILGVVLVITALLSIVIGVVADLTRLNRTLQEETLDLQKLARYGD; encoded by the coding sequence TTGAAACTGTTCGTGCAGATCCCCGCCCTCAACGAAGAGGCCACGATCGCGTCCGTGATCGATTCGATCCCCCGCGAGATCCCCGGCATCGACGAGGTCGAGCTGCTCGTGATCGACGACGGCTGCTCCGATCGCACCGTCGAGGTCGCGCGCGAACACGGCGTCAAGCACTTCGTGCACCACACGACGAACATGGGTCTCGCGCGGTCCTTCCGGGACGGCGTCGACTACGCGCTCCTGCACGGCGCCGACATCGTCGTGAACACCGACGGCGACAACCAGTACCCGCAGGCCATGATCACCGAGCTGGTGCAGCCCATCCTCCGGCGCGAGGCCGACATCGTCATCGGTGACCGGCAGACCCGCACCATCGAGCACTTCTCGGCCTTCAAGAAGAGCATGCAGCAGTTCGGCAGCTGGGTCGCCAGCCGCGCGGCCGGCCTCGACCTCCCCGACGCCGCGAGCGGCTTCCGCGCGTACTCCAAGTACTCGCTCATCCGGCTGAACATCGTGACGCGCTTCAGCTACTGCATGGAGACCATCGTCCAGGCCGGGTACAAGCGCCTCGCGATCGCCAGCGTGCCGATCACCACGAACCCGAAGACCCGCGAGTCCCGCCTCTTCAGCAACATCTGGCAGCACATGTTCCAGTCGGGGTCCGCGATCGCCCGGGTCTACCTGATGTACCGACCCATGGCCCTGTTCGCCTGGATCAGCGTGCTGCTCGCCGTGTGCGGGCTCATCCCGTTCGTCCGGTACCTCGTCCTGCTGGCGGTGGACGGCGGGGGCAACCACCTGCAGTCGCTCATCCTCGGCGTCGTCCTCGTCATCACGGCCCTGCTCTCGATCGTGATCGGCGTGGTCGCCGACCTGACACGCCTGAACCGGACGTTGCAAGAGGAGACACTCGACCTCCAGAAGCTCGCCCGGTATGGCGATTGA
- a CDS encoding DUF2142 domain-containing protein, producing the protein MTAAERLPATAVVVPRPRVTRREVVVVAVVTLAFALLLVVWALVTPMFQAPDEAAHVDAVLHLALGGHWDAPGQLHYLNATRAAVDSAASTPPLQRPTVGALLAAHPGESVLVDQMSQHPPTYYLAAAVVLRILHLHDLRWDVAVVVLRLVDALLVAPLPVLVWATVRRLTRAPRLAAVAPFALFAVPQLAQIGSSVTNEAPVFLLGGLLTWFGVRILTGDRRWWTTLALGLTFAVLASVKATGLPAVLFVAVVVLAARALPWRARLSRAGVALAIGVVLGSWWWVHCLVAFHTPLPNGLAGLTPVTPWPPGSTRNPGLFVDQQWDGLTRSFWGEFGGFQFPMTPIVTDLLSLVALLAIAWSFTRRFPQRGAVVALGALPASVLLAVVAYDWRSYGGLHQIGGTQGRFLFVALVAAIAMSAVAWSALVVRPVLRRRAARVLVVAAPAVGAYGLSVAYRGEYEQTNLGITRPGLAHLAYTTPLGSHTLAVVGVLMAVAVVVAVVLAWRWCGLGSGRDTTGREAPPTPVPSVTATVPATATDRLPDVD; encoded by the coding sequence ATGACCGCCGCCGAGCGCCTCCCGGCCACCGCGGTGGTCGTGCCCCGCCCCCGGGTGACCCGGCGCGAGGTCGTGGTGGTCGCGGTGGTCACGCTGGCGTTCGCGCTCCTGCTCGTCGTGTGGGCGCTCGTCACCCCGATGTTCCAGGCCCCGGACGAGGCCGCCCACGTCGACGCCGTGCTGCACCTCGCGCTCGGCGGCCACTGGGACGCCCCCGGGCAGCTGCACTACCTCAACGCGACGCGTGCCGCGGTCGACTCCGCCGCGTCGACCCCGCCCCTCCAGCGGCCCACCGTCGGTGCCCTCCTCGCGGCGCACCCTGGCGAATCGGTGCTCGTGGACCAGATGTCGCAGCACCCGCCCACCTACTACCTGGCCGCGGCGGTCGTCCTCCGGATCCTCCACCTCCACGACCTCCGGTGGGACGTCGCCGTCGTCGTGCTCCGCCTGGTCGACGCCCTCCTCGTCGCGCCGCTGCCGGTCCTGGTCTGGGCGACGGTCCGGCGGCTCACGCGGGCGCCGCGACTGGCAGCGGTCGCGCCGTTCGCGCTGTTCGCGGTGCCCCAGCTCGCGCAGATCGGTTCCTCCGTCACGAACGAGGCCCCCGTGTTCCTCCTGGGCGGCCTGCTGACGTGGTTCGGCGTCCGGATCCTCACCGGTGACCGGCGCTGGTGGACGACACTCGCGCTCGGGCTGACGTTCGCCGTGCTGGCGTCGGTGAAGGCCACGGGCCTCCCGGCGGTCCTGTTCGTCGCCGTCGTCGTGCTCGCCGCACGCGCCCTCCCCTGGCGGGCACGGCTGTCCCGCGCCGGGGTGGCGCTCGCGATCGGCGTGGTGCTCGGCTCCTGGTGGTGGGTGCACTGCCTCGTCGCCTTCCACACCCCGCTGCCGAACGGTCTCGCCGGTCTCACCCCGGTCACGCCGTGGCCGCCCGGCTCGACGCGGAACCCGGGGCTGTTCGTCGACCAGCAGTGGGACGGACTGACGCGATCGTTCTGGGGCGAGTTCGGCGGCTTCCAGTTCCCGATGACCCCGATCGTCACCGACCTCCTGTCGCTCGTGGCGCTGCTCGCGATCGCGTGGTCGTTCACCCGCCGGTTCCCGCAGCGCGGTGCCGTCGTCGCACTCGGCGCGCTGCCTGCGTCCGTGCTCCTCGCCGTCGTCGCGTACGACTGGCGGTCCTACGGTGGCCTGCACCAGATCGGCGGCACCCAGGGGCGGTTCCTGTTCGTCGCACTCGTCGCGGCGATCGCGATGAGTGCGGTCGCCTGGTCCGCGCTCGTGGTCCGGCCGGTGCTCCGTCGCCGGGCCGCCCGGGTCCTCGTCGTCGCGGCCCCGGCCGTCGGTGCGTACGGCTTGAGCGTCGCCTACCGCGGCGAGTACGAGCAGACGAACCTCGGGATCACGCGTCCCGGGCTCGCGCACCTCGCGTACACGACGCCGCTCGGGTCGCACACCCTCGCCGTGGTCGGCGTCCTCATGGCGGT
- a CDS encoding glycosyltransferase, translated as MALTRGPARVAAGVARRLLAGRDVSPPDAGHGPVVLGIATEIDQRGVDHAALRADVTTVLVLADVRTSLADRAAALDAAAASVDAAQVLLATYDVHAGPATAHPVPRVPQGWQGVDERVHATVGGAVAAALPAVVGARLLVVDAALDAEPEAWGRLLDALTPDTAVVQAVVRTRDDLVASAGAGLIRPGWPTWPVLEGFPVEDVGEAGTVVFAADEPVLAVHTSAVGIPPRTIDAQVTLAAWTRAAADVHGGAVRAVPVGRVYRDARETPRRLDTDAEAVVRGWDDRADAWTPTTLAARGLAIARVDAGPAGRPVALRVPVPWLVRAVHATDRAVRLRWSLKIAAHAGRRGDDWGDLFFAQDLAAALRRAGQEVVVDARDRHVRPRSEHLDDVSLVLRGLDDTPVVPGAVNVLWVISHPDLVTDPELARFDLRFAAGARWADATAARTGLPVRTLLQATDPARFAPGPSDPELASDVLFVGKTRDTVRPVVADAVAAGLDLTVWGSGWDATSVAPRVRGAFLPNDRLPDAYRSARVVLNDHWPDMADGGFLSNRLFDAAATGAIVVSDDVPGIREVAGPSVVVTAGGPDDLRRVVAAAQPGDEMIRSARAAVFAEHHSFDRRAAVLIEEVLRVRS; from the coding sequence ATGGCGCTGACCCGGGGACCAGCTCGCGTCGCTGCGGGTGTCGCTCGACGCCTGTTGGCCGGTCGTGACGTCAGCCCACCCGACGCGGGGCACGGACCCGTCGTGCTCGGCATCGCGACGGAGATCGACCAGCGCGGCGTGGACCATGCGGCGCTCCGCGCCGACGTGACCACCGTCCTCGTGCTCGCCGATGTCCGGACGTCGCTCGCCGACCGCGCCGCCGCCCTCGACGCGGCCGCAGCCTCGGTCGACGCCGCGCAGGTGCTCCTGGCCACGTACGACGTCCACGCCGGACCCGCCACCGCACATCCCGTACCGCGCGTCCCGCAGGGGTGGCAGGGCGTCGACGAGCGCGTGCACGCGACGGTCGGCGGCGCCGTCGCCGCCGCGCTCCCGGCCGTGGTCGGAGCGCGTCTGCTCGTGGTCGACGCGGCGCTCGACGCCGAGCCGGAGGCGTGGGGACGCCTCCTCGACGCGCTCACGCCGGACACCGCGGTGGTCCAGGCGGTCGTGCGCACCCGCGACGACCTCGTCGCGAGCGCGGGTGCCGGGTTGATCCGTCCAGGGTGGCCCACGTGGCCGGTCCTCGAGGGGTTCCCGGTCGAGGACGTCGGCGAGGCGGGCACGGTGGTCTTCGCCGCCGACGAACCCGTCCTCGCCGTCCACACGAGCGCAGTCGGGATCCCGCCGCGCACGATCGACGCACAGGTCACGCTCGCCGCCTGGACACGTGCCGCTGCGGACGTGCACGGCGGGGCCGTACGGGCCGTGCCGGTCGGACGCGTGTACCGGGACGCGCGCGAGACACCGCGGCGCCTCGACACCGACGCCGAGGCGGTCGTCCGCGGGTGGGACGACCGAGCGGACGCCTGGACGCCGACGACCCTCGCCGCGCGCGGTCTCGCCATCGCACGCGTCGACGCCGGTCCTGCGGGGCGTCCCGTCGCGCTGCGCGTCCCCGTGCCGTGGCTCGTGCGGGCCGTGCACGCGACCGATCGCGCCGTCCGTCTGCGCTGGTCGCTCAAGATCGCGGCCCACGCCGGCCGCCGCGGTGACGACTGGGGCGACCTGTTCTTCGCCCAGGACCTCGCGGCCGCCCTGCGGCGAGCGGGTCAGGAGGTCGTGGTCGACGCGCGGGACCGGCACGTCCGTCCGCGCTCCGAGCACCTCGACGACGTCAGCCTCGTGCTCCGTGGACTCGACGACACCCCGGTCGTCCCCGGCGCCGTCAACGTGCTCTGGGTGATCAGTCACCCCGACCTCGTCACCGACCCGGAGCTCGCCCGGTTCGACCTGCGCTTCGCCGCGGGCGCTCGGTGGGCGGACGCCACGGCGGCCCGGACGGGACTGCCCGTCCGGACGCTGCTCCAGGCCACCGATCCCGCGCGGTTCGCACCCGGACCGTCCGATCCCGAACTCGCCAGCGACGTCCTCTTCGTGGGCAAGACCCGCGACACCGTCCGGCCGGTCGTCGCCGACGCGGTCGCGGCCGGCCTCGACCTGACGGTGTGGGGATCCGGGTGGGACGCGACATCGGTGGCGCCCCGGGTCCGCGGGGCGTTCCTCCCGAACGACCGCCTGCCCGACGCCTACCGCAGCGCTCGGGTCGTGCTCAACGACCACTGGCCCGACATGGCCGACGGTGGGTTCCTGTCGAACCGGCTCTTCGACGCCGCCGCCACGGGGGCCATCGTCGTGTCGGACGACGTGCCGGGCATCCGCGAGGTCGCAGGACCGAGCGTCGTGGTCACGGCCGGCGGTCCGGACGACCTGCGGCGCGTCGTCGCGGCCGCGCAACCCGGCGACGAGATGATCCGATCGGCGCGTGCCGCGGTGTTCGCCGAACACCATTCGTTCGACCGCCGAGCCGCCGTCCTGATCGAGGAGGTCCTCCGTGTCCGCAGCTGA